TATTAAATGCACGGGTAACTTTAGCTTCAATAGTAATTACATCGCCTAACTTTATAGGGTGATGAAAGGACACATTATCAACCGATGCGGTTACCACCACACGGTTACAATGCTTTTGTGCCGATATAGCGGCGGCAATATCCATCCAATGCAACAGGCGCCCGCCCATTAAGTTATTAAAGGTGTTGGTATCATTGGGTAATACCAGCTCGTTCATGATGGTATATGATTCGCGCGGCGCTTTTACTTTCATAGCGCAAAGATAGGGATTAGGCGGCAAATTACTCCGCTGTAATATGCTTCGCTTATAGGCGCTGCTTATTACCCCCGTCTCCTTTGGAGAGGGCTGGGGTGAGGCCTACGGCCTTGCTGTTACCAACGCGCTATAGCCAACCAACTGCACGTATCGCGAGCCTATCTGGTGGTAATAAACCAAAACCTGGTACTCATTTTCGGTTTCAAAGTAGTTACCTTCTAATAAATTATCGTCAACGGTTTTAGTAGCGCGATTATACCACACATACTTATAATCATAAACGCCTTGTTTTAGCATTAGGTCGGTGTAAAACCTGCCGCGATCGTCGTACTTTAAGCGGCTGCTTTCATCAAGCCGGTAATCGTTAAACTGGCCAACAATATAGGGCGAGCCTTGTGCCTCGGTTTTATTGGCAGCCAGGCTAAAATATACGTGGGCGTAATCGGCATCGCGGCGCGGGTCGCGGCCATCCTGGTTCAGGATAAAGAATTTACCGTCGTTATCATACAATAAGGTGTAGTTTGGCAGGTCGCGGCGCGGGTCGCCTAATAGCATTACCGTATTCATCGAATCGCGGTAGATGTGTGCTATCCTGTCAGAATTCAGCTTTAACGACCGTGTATCAAAATGCCTGAACTCGTTACCGCCTGCAAAATCGTTAATGTTTACATCGTTATAAACCAGCTGCGTGCCACGTATATAAGTGGGTATAGTGTTTATTTTGCCGGTTTCGTAGCGGGCATTTTGCATCAGCAGTATCTTAATATCGTTATTGGGGCTTTGTACCTGCAGGCCGGCATAATCTACCGTAAAATTTACTTTTTGATTGCTGCGCCTGTTAGCCACATTGTTTGACGAGGTAATAGTTGCCGCTACCGATACCTTTTTGCTAAGTACATACAGCCGTCGGGTTAATACAAGCTTGCTTTGGTCGCCATCTTCGTAAACTTTAAGTATGTAATTGCCCGATATTTTTGGGATGATATTACGGTTGGGTAGCTTAACCTGGTAATGGGTGTATTTTTGAAACGTGGCTGATGAGTAGGTATAATCGTTTATCCTGTCGTCGGTAAAGCTTTGCAGGTACTCTGAGGAGCCAAGGTGCGACGAGTTCCAGCTATCGTCGCAATGCTCCAAAGTATAATTGTAGGTGCGGCTGCCACCGTTCAGGTCATCAAAACCCAGTATCACTTCCTCGGTACTGCCCAATGTAATAACAGGGAAGGAGGCTTGCTTTTCGGAATTATAAAACTCTACGCTTTTTATTTCCGGCCGGTAAACCGTATTATCATACGGCGTGTTTTGCGCAAAGGTGTTAATGTGCAGTAAAAGGGTAGCTATAAAAACAGGTAAAGCTTTTTTCATTATCACAATTATAGCACAAAAACGTGGTGGTGATAAATTTATTTCGGAAGTGGTGCTGGTGCTCTTTATTACGCAGCGTCATGGCGAGGCACGAAGCCATCTTCGATAGAAAAGTCGGCTACAAGCATGGCGAGGATTGCTTCTTCGCCATGCTTGTATCGCAATGGCGTTTTTAAACAGTATGTAAACAAAAAAGGCGGCTGCTACTGCAACCGCCTCTGCTACTCAATTTTAAGCTTCCAGCTCCATTATCTGGTCGGCAAGGGCCTCCCATTTTTGCTGGTATTCGCCAAGCTCCATTTTTTTAAGCTGATAATTGTTGTTTAACTGCTTCATTTTTTCGGCCTGGTTGTAAAGGCTTTGGTCCGCAAGTTGCGTATTTAGCTGCTTTATTTCTAACTCCACAGCGGCTATTCTATCTTCAAGCGTTGTAAGGTCCTGGTTAAGCTTTTTAAGCTGCTGGTGCTTGTTATCGCCTTGTTGTGGTTTGGCCGGTGCTGCTTCCTTTTTCTCTTCTTTTTTTGGCTGAGGTGCGGGCGTAGCTACTTTTGGCTCCAGCTTGCGTTTGGCAAACCACTCGTCAAACTCGGCGTATGTACCTGGGTATTGTTTTATTTTCTGATCCTCGATAAACCAGATTTTGTTGGCTACATTATCTAAAAAGTACCTATCGTGCGATACTACTATAAACGTACCCTCAAAATGCTGCAAGGCTTGTATCAATATGTTAACCGACTGTATATCCAGGTGGTTGGTAGGCTCATCCAGTATTAAAAAGTTTGCATCTGATGTTAGGGCCTTAGCCAGCGCCACACGCGATTTCTCGCCTCCTGATAATACTTTTATCTTTTTAAACACATCATCACCGGTAAACAAAAACGAACCTAATATCGATCGTAGTTCTGTTTCGGTATGCTTTGGTGCAAAGGCCTGTAGTTCCTGTAATATCTGGTTCTCCAGGTGTAACGATTCCAGCTGGTGCTGCGCAAAAAATGTTTGGGTCACATTATGGCCGGTTTCGCATTTGCCGGTGTAATCGGTATCGGCACCTGCCGCAATACGTAACAAGGTAGATTTACCCTTACCGTTAGCACCGATCAAGGCAATTTTATCACCTTTTTCTATAATGGCCTCGGCATCGTCCAAAATGTCTATTGTTGGATATTTTTTGGTGATGTGCTCCATGGTTACCACGTGCCTGCCCGATTGCTTGGAGAAACGGAAGCTAAAGTTTACCGATGGGTTATCATCGTCAACATCATCTACTCGCTCCATTTTATCGAGCATTTTTATACGCGACTGCGCCATTTTTGCTTTAGAGGCCTTGGCACGGAAACGCTCTATCAAACGCTCTTCCTGTTTTATTTTTGATTGCTGGTTTTTAAACTCGCCACGCTGAATTTCTTCGCGCTGCGCTTTTTCTTCCAGGTAAAAACTATAGTTGCCCGCGTAAACAGTAAGCTTACCCTTGCGTGACTCAACCGTGCGGTTAATTACCTTATCTAAAAACCACCTATCGTGCGATACAATGACGATGGCCCCATCAAACGATTTCAAGTAATCCTCTAACCATTGTATCGATGGTAAATCCAGGTGGTTGGTAGGCTCATCCAGTAAAAGAATATCGGGTGCCTGTAACAATATTTTGGCCAGCATTACCCGCATTCGCCAACCACCGCTAAAGGTGCTTAGCTTGCGCTGGCAATCGGCCTCGCTAAAACCTAAACCCGCTAAAATTTCGTGTGCTTTATATTCAATATTATAACCGTCAAGCAGTTCAAATTCGTGCTGCTTATCGCTTAACTTGTGTAAAAGGTCTTCGGTATAGTCAGTTTCCAGCTTTTTAAGCAGGTTCTCTATCTCGTCGTGCAGTTGGTTTTGACGATGAAAGGCCTCCATAGCCACGTGCACTATATTTTTATCAGACGAGTACGAAAGCAGATCCTGGTTAAGGTAACCCATGGTAAGGTCCTTAGCCATAGATATGGTACCCGATGTAGGCTTGTAATCGCCAACAATGATCTTTAAAAGCGTGGTTTTACCGGTACCATTGGCGCCAATAAGGCCAATTTTTTCACCGGGTTTAATATGCCAGTTAGCTTCATCATACAGGGCGCGCGCACCAATCTCGAACGTAAGGTTATTTATAGCGATCATTTGCGCGCAAAGATACGATTTTGAGCCCAAAGCATAAAGCTCAAAGCCGAAAGCTTTACAATGTGAGGATAAAGAAGCTTTTACTTAACGCCAAATATCTCCGCCAGTTTGCTATCCAATGCATTTGCGGCCTGTGTGCCATCATAACGGCCGATAATAGTGCCTTCATTATCTATCAATATCTTGGTAGGGAAAAGATTGACGCTATAGGTTTCGGTTAATGAGTTTGGTTTGTCTTTATCGAGTACATTGTACCAAATACCTGTATTATCTTTTTTGATGGCCCGCCTCCAGTCATCGGGTTTGTCATTTGCTGCTATTGCTATAACATCAAGACCAGCCCGGTGGTATTTATTAAATAACAATATTAGATGTGGTGTGCTCTCGCGACATGGTACACACCAGCTTCCCCAAAAATCGAGCAGTACATATTTGCCCTTAAAGTTTGCTAAACTGACGGATTTTCCGTTAACGTCGTAGGCCGTAAAATTTTCGGCTTTAACATTATTAATTATGTTTGCTGCCAAACGAGTACTGATTGCTTTCTGAACACCCAAGCCGGGTGTGCTTTTTTTAACAGCGGGGCTAAATCGATCAAATATAACCTGTAATGAATCGACTGGCCATGTTGATGTGTAAGGACTCATTTCAATAGCACTGATATAAGAGTTTGGGTGAGTAGCGATAAACTTGCTTATAATCTCTTCATACTTTTTCACAAACGGTTCGCGTTGCCTAAGTATCGCCGTTAAGGTCTCATTAAGTGAATCTATTTTTTTATCGCCCTTGTTAGCTTTTTTAGCCGCTTCTATTTCGAGCGCAACAGCCCCGTAACTTTTCATCACATCGGCGAGGCCTTTATTAGCCTCATTTATTTGCGCATGCAGTGCCAGTGATTCATTCTGTGATTTACTGCCAGTAACCTTAAGGCCATTTATATGGCCATTGACCGCGGTACCTGTTATAACGCCTGCTTCAAGCAGGAAATGTGCATAATCACTTTGATGTATATCCTTGGCGATATACGGTGCTTTATAAACAATCAGAAATGCGTTGCTCACGCCATTGACAAGCCCTTTAAATGAAAAATTGCCATTTTCGAGGGCGCAACTATCAATAGTGTAAACTCCTTTATCATTAAAATATGTAAGTCGGGCACTCATGCCTTCTGTGCTATCTATTTTTCCGGAAAAAGTAAAATTCTGCGCGTTTACTTTTAAGACTGTACAGAATAGCAATAAAAAAAAGTTGATTCTTTTCATTTAAGTTACTTATGGTTAAGTAATTATAACCATCGTATCAACTATCTGCAAATTCTTTAACACTATTTAACAGTCTCCATCCATCCTTGCGCCATCAGCTTTTCGCCGGCTATGCTGGGGTGTACGCCGTCAAGCGTCCAGTAGGTGGCAGGGGCTAGTTTTAGGGCGTTGTTAAATATGGTTTGATAGGGGATGAAAGGCGCATCGTATAAAGTGGCAATATCGCGTGCGGCCTTACGGAACAAATCAAACGTTGGGTACCATTTGGCGTCTACCGCTTTGGTGCCTATCATGGCAAACGGCTCGCCGATGATGAATTTAACACCCGGCAGCGCCTCTTTGGTACGGTCGAGCAGTTTTTTGTAGTCGGCAATATAGTTATCGATAGTGCCGGTGTAGCCACTGGTTAAAGTATGCCAAAAATCGTTAACGCCGATATGTATGCTTACAATAGTTGGTTTAAGCGCAATGCAATCCGTATCCCAACGCTCGGCCAGTTGGTAAACCTTGTTGCCGCTAACACCTTTGTTATATATCTGCAACATTTTTTGCGGGTACTTGGCCAGCAGGTCGGCTGCTGTTAATAAGGCATACCCATTACCTAACGATCCGGTATCATTGGCAAGGGTTTTATTATGGTCACGGCCCCAGTCGGTTATCGAGTCGCCTTGCAGCAATATTACATCGTTATCTTTTAGCTCTATTTTTTTATCGGCCACGTTTGTTGTGGCGGACGCCACAATTTGCGGTATAGATAAGGTAGCCGCGGTAACAATGGCGGTGTTTTTTATAAAATTACGGCGCGAGTTGGCTTGTATGTCTTTCATAATTTAGTGTTGTAATGCGTGGTAAAGCGCAATAGGTCCAACTAAATTACAATATTCTTGCCTATCTTAAACCTTAAAAATTAAAAACGGTAAATTTGCGCCATGTATTTTTTATTAAAGCCACTACTGTTCCAGTTCGACCCCGAGAGCGTTCATTATTTTGTAACCCGCAACCTGCAACGTTTTAACCGCATACCCGGCGGTAAGGCACTTAGCAAGGCCATTTGGGAGCTAAATGATAAACGCCTAGAAAAGGAAGTTTTTGGTTTAAAATTTAAAAACCCCGTTGGCCTTGCAGCCGGTTTTGATAAAAATGCCGAACTGATAAGCGAAATGGGTGCCTTAGGCTTCGGTTTTGTTGAGGTGGGTACGGTTACCCCTTTGCCGCAACCCGGCAATGATAAGCCCCGCATGTTTCGCCTGCCGCAGGATGGCGCGCTGATTAACCGTATGGGCTTTAATAATTTTGGCGTGGATATAGCCGCCGAACGCATTGCGGCTTACCGCAAAAGCTTAAAGCAGGGCCAAACGCCGTTGATAATAGGCGGTAATATTGGTAAAAACAAGGTAACCCCCAACGAGGATGCCGTAAGCGATTATATTAAATGTTTCGACAGGTTGTTTGGTGTGGTAGATTATTTTGTGGTGAATGTTAGCTCGCCCAATACACCGGGCCTGCGCGAGCTACAGGAAAAAGGGCCGCTAATGAATATTTTAAACACCCTGCAGCAACGTAATAGCAAGGGTGGCATAAGCAGGCCTATTTTATTAAAAATAGCCCCAGACCTTACTAATGAGCAACTGGACGATATTGCCGATATAGTTAAACAAACCAAAATTGCCGGTATTATTGCCACTAATACCACCATTAATCGCGAGGGGCTTACCGGTAAATTTAAAGGCGAAACTGGTGGGTTAAGCGGCAAGCCATTAACCAGCCGGTCTACCGAGGTAATTGCTTATTTGCATAAGGCATCCGGCGGTTCATTTCCCATTATTGGGGTGGGAGGGATACATTCGGCCCAGGACGCCATAGAAAAAATGGAGGCAGGGGCAGCATTAGTACAATTATACACCGGCTTTATATACGAAGGGCCGGGATTGATCAAGCGGATATTAAAGCGGTTGTCGGCGTAAAAGCAATTTACCCCACAAAAAAGGCATCCCAATAAATTGAGATGCCTTTTTTAATGCTTTGTTTGATAGAATTATTTGCCTGCGGCAATAGCTAAAACAGCATTGTTTTTTGCTATTTGGCTATCTTTTTTTTCAGCAGAACGGCTGCCTAACTCAATGTTAGTAGCTAATTTTAAGAATTGTACTTCTAAACGAGAGAAAGTTTTATTTCTTCTATCTTTTCTTTTTAAACGAGTAACGCCCATGATCTTTTTATTTTAAAATGTTTTAACCCTGAGGTCGGAAGCGGATTCGAACCGCTGTAGGAGGTTTTGCAGACCTCTGCCTAGCCACTCGGCCATCCGACCTTTTTTAAGGACTGCAAAAATAGTAATTATTTATTGCTAATCAATTTTTATTTAAAGCTTTTTCCCGCAGCTTCCGAACAAAAAATAGCC
This portion of the Inquilinus sp. KBS0705 genome encodes:
- a CDS encoding DUF5103 domain-containing protein; translated protein: MKKALPVFIATLLLHINTFAQNTPYDNTVYRPEIKSVEFYNSEKQASFPVITLGSTEEVILGFDDLNGGSRTYNYTLEHCDDSWNSSHLGSSEYLQSFTDDRINDYTYSSATFQKYTHYQVKLPNRNIIPKISGNYILKVYEDGDQSKLVLTRRLYVLSKKVSVAATITSSNNVANRRSNQKVNFTVDYAGLQVQSPNNDIKILLMQNARYETGKINTIPTYIRGTQLVYNDVNINDFAGGNEFRHFDTRSLKLNSDRIAHIYRDSMNTVMLLGDPRRDLPNYTLLYDNDGKFFILNQDGRDPRRDADYAHVYFSLAANKTEAQGSPYIVGQFNDYRLDESSRLKYDDRGRFYTDLMLKQGVYDYKYVWYNRATKTVDDNLLEGNYFETENEYQVLVYYHQIGSRYVQLVGYSALVTARP
- a CDS encoding ABC-F family ATP-binding cassette domain-containing protein gives rise to the protein MIAINNLTFEIGARALYDEANWHIKPGEKIGLIGANGTGKTTLLKIIVGDYKPTSGTISMAKDLTMGYLNQDLLSYSSDKNIVHVAMEAFHRQNQLHDEIENLLKKLETDYTEDLLHKLSDKQHEFELLDGYNIEYKAHEILAGLGFSEADCQRKLSTFSGGWRMRVMLAKILLQAPDILLLDEPTNHLDLPSIQWLEDYLKSFDGAIVIVSHDRWFLDKVINRTVESRKGKLTVYAGNYSFYLEEKAQREEIQRGEFKNQQSKIKQEERLIERFRAKASKAKMAQSRIKMLDKMERVDDVDDDNPSVNFSFRFSKQSGRHVVTMEHITKKYPTIDILDDAEAIIEKGDKIALIGANGKGKSTLLRIAAGADTDYTGKCETGHNVTQTFFAQHQLESLHLENQILQELQAFAPKHTETELRSILGSFLFTGDDVFKKIKVLSGGEKSRVALAKALTSDANFLILDEPTNHLDIQSVNILIQALQHFEGTFIVVSHDRYFLDNVANKIWFIEDQKIKQYPGTYAEFDEWFAKRKLEPKVATPAPQPKKEEKKEAAPAKPQQGDNKHQQLKKLNQDLTTLEDRIAAVELEIKQLNTQLADQSLYNQAEKMKQLNNNYQLKKMELGEYQQKWEALADQIMELEA
- a CDS encoding AhpC/TSA family protein, with amino-acid sequence MKRINFFLLLFCTVLKVNAQNFTFSGKIDSTEGMSARLTYFNDKGVYTIDSCALENGNFSFKGLVNGVSNAFLIVYKAPYIAKDIHQSDYAHFLLEAGVITGTAVNGHINGLKVTGSKSQNESLALHAQINEANKGLADVMKSYGAVALEIEAAKKANKGDKKIDSLNETLTAILRQREPFVKKYEEIISKFIATHPNSYISAIEMSPYTSTWPVDSLQVIFDRFSPAVKKSTPGLGVQKAISTRLAANIINNVKAENFTAYDVNGKSVSLANFKGKYVLLDFWGSWCVPCRESTPHLILLFNKYHRAGLDVIAIAANDKPDDWRRAIKKDNTGIWYNVLDKDKPNSLTETYSVNLFPTKILIDNEGTIIGRYDGTQAANALDSKLAEIFGVK
- a CDS encoding SGNH/GDSL hydrolase family protein — protein: MKDIQANSRRNFIKNTAIVTAATLSIPQIVASATTNVADKKIELKDNDVILLQGDSITDWGRDHNKTLANDTGSLGNGYALLTAADLLAKYPQKMLQIYNKGVSGNKVYQLAERWDTDCIALKPTIVSIHIGVNDFWHTLTSGYTGTIDNYIADYKKLLDRTKEALPGVKFIIGEPFAMIGTKAVDAKWYPTFDLFRKAARDIATLYDAPFIPYQTIFNNALKLAPATYWTLDGVHPSIAGEKLMAQGWMETVK
- a CDS encoding quinone-dependent dihydroorotate dehydrogenase, yielding MYFLLKPLLFQFDPESVHYFVTRNLQRFNRIPGGKALSKAIWELNDKRLEKEVFGLKFKNPVGLAAGFDKNAELISEMGALGFGFVEVGTVTPLPQPGNDKPRMFRLPQDGALINRMGFNNFGVDIAAERIAAYRKSLKQGQTPLIIGGNIGKNKVTPNEDAVSDYIKCFDRLFGVVDYFVVNVSSPNTPGLRELQEKGPLMNILNTLQQRNSKGGISRPILLKIAPDLTNEQLDDIADIVKQTKIAGIIATNTTINREGLTGKFKGETGGLSGKPLTSRSTEVIAYLHKASGGSFPIIGVGGIHSAQDAIEKMEAGAALVQLYTGFIYEGPGLIKRILKRLSA
- a CDS encoding spore protein yields the protein MGVTRLKRKDRRNKTFSRLEVQFLKLATNIELGSRSAEKKDSQIAKNNAVLAIAAGK